The following coding sequences lie in one Arachis ipaensis cultivar K30076 chromosome B05, Araip1.1, whole genome shotgun sequence genomic window:
- the LOC107640520 gene encoding uncharacterized protein LOC107640520: MAEVPRGVKSPKIVTKFAGEVGESTTEHVAHYLVEIGNLADDENLKMKFFLSSLTKNPFTWFSNLRPNSITIWNQLETTFHTQFYRGEMNVAVTDLVALKREDGETINNYLIRFKNARSRCYVSLPESEVVKIATMGLGFYMRRKLLNVHIPDLAHLAEKVRQTKLMKKEKEKYRNEQSSKSKPFTRKEKVAYVTMESSEEEFDFETEVDLAELKKGPPYVCSLLKKLPNKQLILPEGRTLLSVKDLKGKPYCKFHQATSHSTNSCVRFRDLIQEAIMEGRLKFDDGKKEMKVDVDPFEVDASYVEPCF, encoded by the exons ATGGCTGAGGTGCCAAGAGGGGTGAAGAGTCCGAAGATAGTCACAAAATTTGCTGGTGAAGTTGGAGAATCAACTACTGAACATGTTGCTCATTATTTGGTTGAAATTGGGAACTTAGCTgatgatgaaaatttgaaaatgaagttttttctatCTTCATTGACGAAAAACCcatttacttggttttcaaaTCTCAGACCAAATTCGATCACAATATGGAATCAGTTAGAAACTACTTTTCACACTCAGTTTTATCGAGGGGAGATGAATGTAGCAGTTACTGATCTTGTGGCTTTGAAACGTGAAGATGGTGAAACCATCAATAATTATTTAATACGTTTCAAAAACGCTAGAAGTAGATGCTATGTGTCATTACCCGAAAGTGAGGTAGTGAAAATAGCAACTATGGGGTTAGGATTTTATATGCGCAGAAAACTGCTCAATGTGCATATTCCTGATTTGGCCCATTTGGCTGAAAAGGTTCGACAGACCAAActcatgaaaaaagaaaaagaaaagtatagaaatGAACAAAGTTCAAAGAGTAAACCCTTTACTCGAAAAGAAAAGGTCGCTTATGTAACCATGGAGTCCTCAGAGGAGGAATTCGACTTTGAAACAGAAGTCGATTTGGCTGAACTTAAGAAAGGTCCTCCATATGTTTGTTCTTTATTGAAGAAACTTCCAA ataaacaattaattCTGCCTGAGGGTAGAACTTTACTTTCTGTGAAAGATTTAAAAGGAAAGCCTTACTGTAAATTTCACCAAGCAACAAGTCATTCGACTAACAGTTGTGTTCGTTTCAGGGACTTGATTCAAGAAGCGATAATGGAAGGACGATTGAAATTCGACGATGGCAagaaagagatgaaggttgatgtGGATCCCTTCGAGGTTGATGCCAGTTATGTCGAACCTTGTTTTTGA